One Quadrisphaera sp. RL12-1S DNA segment encodes these proteins:
- a CDS encoding PP2C family protein-serine/threonine phosphatase — protein MRLRLHRAARWLDRRRRRVVRRLGARFMPRTMPRQAWLLLWLTALAVVVAVTGALAPRWAPTSAMVFVLLLGGFFLRMRTMVLLYLVAAAGAALTTSVPALGGIGTRPGDLLLLGATGVLVALFVRSRERLGVQGTLGDAMLVDLRDRLRSQGRVPALPGQWHVETELRPAFGDAFSGDFVVATRTRGRQGDLLEVVLVDVSGKGQGAGTRALLLSGAFGGLLGAMPVEGFLPAANAYLLRQDWPEGFATAVHLAVDLVSGDFRVRCAGHPAPGTGGAGQPWRLLDDEGGPALGLVPDVDFPEVTGRLLPGQALYLCTDGMVEVPGEDLSVGTEALRALAEEAGRSGWREGAAERLVDAAGVEESDDRALVLVWRDC, from the coding sequence GTGCGCCTGCGCCTCCACCGCGCCGCGCGCTGGCTCGACCGGCGCCGCCGACGGGTCGTCCGCCGGCTGGGCGCTCGCTTCATGCCCCGCACCATGCCGCGCCAGGCCTGGCTGCTGCTGTGGCTGACCGCGCTCGCCGTCGTCGTCGCCGTCACCGGGGCGCTGGCGCCCCGGTGGGCGCCGACCAGCGCCATGGTGTTCGTGCTGCTCCTGGGCGGCTTCTTCCTGCGGATGCGCACGATGGTGCTGCTGTACCTCGTGGCCGCCGCCGGGGCCGCGCTGACCACGTCGGTGCCCGCGCTGGGCGGGATCGGGACGCGGCCGGGGGACCTGCTGCTGCTCGGGGCCACCGGTGTGCTCGTGGCCCTGTTCGTGCGCAGCCGGGAGCGGCTGGGCGTCCAGGGCACCCTGGGCGACGCGATGCTCGTGGACCTGCGGGACCGGCTGCGCAGCCAGGGGCGGGTGCCTGCGCTGCCGGGGCAGTGGCACGTGGAGACGGAGCTGCGGCCGGCCTTCGGCGACGCCTTCAGCGGCGACTTCGTGGTGGCCACCCGCACGCGCGGCCGGCAGGGGGACCTGCTCGAGGTGGTGCTGGTGGACGTGTCCGGCAAGGGGCAGGGCGCGGGGACGCGGGCGCTGCTGCTCTCGGGGGCGTTCGGGGGACTGCTGGGGGCGATGCCCGTCGAGGGCTTCCTGCCCGCGGCCAACGCCTACCTGCTGCGGCAGGACTGGCCGGAGGGGTTCGCCACGGCCGTGCACCTGGCGGTCGACCTGGTCTCGGGTGACTTCCGCGTGCGGTGCGCGGGGCACCCGGCGCCGGGGACGGGGGGCGCGGGCCAGCCGTGGCGCCTCCTCGACGACGAGGGTGGCCCGGCGCTGGGCCTGGTGCCCGACGTCGACTTCCCGGAGGTCACGGGCCGGCTGCTGCCGGGGCAGGCGCTGTACCTGTGCACCGACGGCATGGTGGAGGTGCCCGGAGAGGACCTGTCGGTGGGCACCGAGGCGCTGCGGGCGCTCGCCGAGGAGGCGGGCCGGTCGGGGTGGCGCGAGGGGGCGGCGGAGCGGCTGGTGGACGCCGCGGGGGTGGAGGAGTCCGACGACCGCGCCCTCGTGCTGGTGTGGCGCGACTGCTGA
- a CDS encoding Fpg/Nei family DNA glycosylase, producing the protein MPEGHTLHRLARSVRDAFGGRVVEASSPQGRFADGAALLDGHRVVRSDAVGKHLLVGFSPAAASTRREPQRWLHVHLGLYGKVFFGTSDASVGEGEQDDDGGGRAPAGPPAPVGQVRLRLVTLDAAEGAGPLRWADLRGPTACEVMVRPEVDELRHRLGPDPLRADDGAERFVERARRSRVTIGALLMHQDVLAGAGNIYRAEALFRAGIDPFASGRDVEPERLEGVYADLRVLMKAGVRSGRIVTTRPVDRGKRDDEADGTPVRRGQAGAHYVYRRTGLPCRICSTPVSTTVVEGRNLFWCPTCQAPGTQVSPFDA; encoded by the coding sequence GTGCCTGAAGGTCACACCCTCCACCGCCTCGCCCGCTCCGTCCGCGACGCCTTCGGCGGCCGCGTCGTCGAGGCGAGCAGCCCCCAGGGCAGGTTCGCCGACGGCGCCGCCCTGCTCGACGGCCACCGGGTGGTCCGCTCCGATGCCGTGGGCAAGCACCTCCTCGTGGGGTTCTCCCCGGCCGCCGCGAGCACCCGCCGCGAGCCGCAGCGGTGGCTGCACGTGCACCTGGGCCTGTACGGCAAAGTCTTCTTCGGCACCTCCGACGCCTCCGTCGGCGAGGGCGAGCAGGACGACGACGGCGGCGGCCGCGCGCCGGCCGGGCCTCCGGCCCCCGTGGGCCAGGTCCGGCTGCGGCTGGTGACGCTGGACGCCGCCGAGGGCGCCGGCCCGCTGCGCTGGGCCGACCTGCGCGGCCCGACGGCGTGCGAGGTCATGGTCCGCCCCGAGGTCGACGAGCTGCGCCACCGGCTCGGCCCCGACCCGCTGCGTGCCGACGACGGCGCGGAGCGCTTCGTGGAGCGAGCGCGGCGCTCGCGGGTGACGATCGGCGCGCTGCTCATGCACCAGGACGTGCTGGCCGGCGCCGGGAACATCTACCGCGCCGAGGCGCTGTTCCGGGCCGGTATCGACCCGTTCGCCAGCGGGCGCGACGTCGAGCCCGAGCGCCTGGAGGGCGTCTACGCCGACCTGCGCGTGCTCATGAAGGCGGGCGTGAGGTCCGGGCGCATCGTCACCACGCGTCCGGTGGACCGCGGCAAGCGCGACGACGAGGCCGACGGCACGCCCGTGCGCCGGGGCCAGGCGGGCGCCCACTACGTCTACCGGCGCACCGGGCTGCCGTGCCGGATCTGCTCGACGCCGGTCTCCACCACCGTGGTGGAGGGCCGCAACCTCTTCTGGTGCCCCACCTGCCAGGCGCCGGGCACGCAGGTCTCGCCCTTCGACGCCTGA
- a CDS encoding ribose-5-phosphate isomerase, which yields MSAVRVHIASDHAAFELKQHLVEHLTAEGHEVVDHGPEAYDALDDYPDFCIPCSVAVRSDVRAGVEALGIVLGGSGNGEQLAANRVPGIRAALAWSLETAQLARQHNDAHIVSVGARMHSVEDATAIVDAFLATPFSGDERHQRRLDLMTAWETEHLTER from the coding sequence ATGAGCGCCGTGCGCGTCCACATCGCCAGCGACCACGCCGCCTTCGAGCTCAAGCAGCACCTCGTGGAGCACCTCACCGCGGAGGGCCACGAGGTCGTCGACCACGGGCCCGAGGCCTACGACGCGCTCGACGACTACCCCGACTTCTGCATCCCCTGCTCGGTGGCGGTCCGCTCTGACGTGCGCGCCGGTGTGGAGGCCCTCGGCATCGTCCTGGGCGGCTCGGGCAACGGCGAGCAGCTGGCCGCCAACCGCGTGCCCGGCATCCGCGCGGCGCTCGCGTGGAGCCTGGAGACCGCGCAGCTGGCGCGCCAGCACAACGACGCGCACATCGTCAGCGTGGGCGCGCGCATGCACTCCGTCGAGGACGCCACCGCCATCGTCGACGCGTTCCTCGCCACCCCGTTCAGCGGTGACGAGCGCCACCAGCGCCGCCTCGACCTCATGACCGCGTGGGAGACCGAGCACCTCACCGAGCGCTGA
- a CDS encoding mycothiol-dependent nitroreductase Rv2466c family protein: MTDAAQSASKSPVDFWFDPICPWAWMTSRWILEAAKVRDIDVTFRVMSLAVLNDGRDLPEEYAEMMKKAWGPVRVVTAAKELHGQEVVEPLYTAIGTRIHPGGEKDFHAAVVGGLADAGLPADLVRFADSTEYDEQLKASHHEAISRVGDDVGTPVIGVAGKDGEQGPAFFGPVITPAPKGEEAGRLWDGVTAVAAYPGFYELKRTRTQGPVFD, from the coding sequence ATGACTGACGCAGCGCAGAGCGCCTCCAAGAGCCCCGTCGACTTCTGGTTCGACCCCATCTGCCCGTGGGCGTGGATGACCTCCCGCTGGATCCTCGAGGCCGCGAAGGTCCGCGACATCGACGTGACCTTCCGCGTGATGAGCCTCGCGGTGCTCAACGACGGGCGCGACCTGCCCGAGGAGTACGCCGAGATGATGAAGAAGGCGTGGGGCCCGGTGCGCGTGGTCACCGCCGCCAAGGAGCTGCACGGCCAGGAGGTCGTCGAGCCGCTCTACACCGCCATCGGCACCCGCATCCACCCCGGCGGCGAGAAGGACTTCCACGCCGCGGTGGTCGGTGGGCTCGCCGACGCGGGCCTGCCGGCGGACCTCGTCCGCTTCGCGGACAGCACCGAGTACGACGAGCAGCTCAAGGCCTCCCACCACGAGGCGATCAGCCGCGTCGGCGACGACGTCGGCACCCCGGTCATCGGCGTGGCCGGGAAGGACGGCGAGCAGGGGCCGGCCTTCTTCGGCCCCGTCATCACCCCCGCCCCGAAGGGCGAGGAGGCCGGGCGCCTCTGGGACGGCGTCACCGCGGTGGCCGCCTACCCGGGCTTCTACGAGCTGAAGCGCACCCGCACGCAGGGCCCGGTCTTCGACTGA
- the pepN gene encoding aminopeptidase N, with protein MNLSRAEAAERAALVEVSSYDVELDLTDRGGAPTTFRSRTTVRFTAREGASTFLDLVAPHVHEVVLNGQALDAHEVADGVRVQLHGLAAENEVVVVADCAYMNTGEGLHRFVDPVDGEVYLYSQFEVADSRRVFAVFEQPDLKAVFTFTVTAPDHWTVVSVSPTPEPEPAHEGAATWRFAPTPVLSSYVTAIVAGPYHVERGELTSSDGRTVPLGVFCRRSLAEHLDADEVMDITRAGFAFYEGLFEIPYPFPKYDQLFVPEFNAGAMENAGAVTFLERYVFRSKPTEAVVERRAVTILHELAHMWFGDLVTMRWWDDLWLNESFAEYASTLATAEATRWTDAWTTFASMEKAWAYRQDQLPSTHPIVADMVDLEAVEVNFDGITYAKGASVLKQLVTYVGREAFFEGVRRYLRAHSFSNATLADLLRELEATSGRDLASWSGVWLEKAGVTTLRPEVHTAEDGSITSLVVLQTTPPEHPVQRPHRLAVGFYDLHVPGSGDHTAAEDDDDAGDAPAAGAAPRLVRTGRVEVDLDGERTDIAPQLGELAGRDAPDLLLLNDDDLAYAKVRLDPSSLATAVEHLSAIEDALPRTLVWSAAWDMARDAEMAARDFVDLVLDNAAVESTPATSSVLRTLLQQLTSAARLYTAPGHRYDVVAGVAASLLDLARAAEPGSDAQLQLATAAAGWARTPEQLDAVAGWLSGDAPLEGLTVDTDLRWELLTALVVEGRAGEAEIAAELARDDTASGRLAAAGARAAVPDPGAKQAAWSQLVASSAEPGLANAERAAVIGGFARVHDAELLEPFVEPYFASIEGTWRMRTNEIAQQVVTGLYPVLLASPALLERTDAWLAQAPEDLPALKRLVSEQRDGVARALRAQERDLQR; from the coding sequence ATGAACCTCTCCCGGGCGGAGGCGGCCGAGCGCGCCGCGCTCGTCGAGGTCAGCTCCTACGACGTCGAGCTGGACCTGACCGACCGCGGCGGGGCCCCCACGACGTTCCGCTCCCGCACCACGGTGAGGTTCACCGCGCGCGAGGGCGCCTCGACGTTCCTGGACCTCGTGGCCCCCCACGTGCACGAGGTCGTGCTGAACGGGCAGGCGCTCGACGCCCACGAGGTCGCCGACGGGGTGCGCGTGCAGCTGCACGGGCTCGCGGCGGAGAACGAGGTCGTCGTCGTCGCCGACTGCGCCTACATGAACACGGGTGAGGGCCTGCACCGCTTCGTCGACCCGGTGGACGGCGAGGTCTACCTGTACTCGCAGTTCGAGGTGGCCGACTCGCGCCGCGTGTTCGCGGTGTTCGAGCAGCCCGACCTCAAGGCGGTCTTCACCTTCACGGTGACCGCCCCCGACCACTGGACGGTCGTCTCGGTCTCCCCCACCCCCGAGCCGGAGCCCGCCCACGAGGGCGCCGCCACCTGGCGCTTCGCCCCCACGCCGGTGCTGTCCAGCTACGTCACGGCGATCGTCGCGGGGCCGTACCACGTCGAGCGCGGCGAGCTCACCAGCAGCGACGGCCGCACCGTGCCGCTGGGCGTGTTCTGCCGCAGGAGCCTGGCCGAGCACCTCGACGCCGACGAGGTCATGGACATCACGCGGGCGGGCTTCGCCTTCTACGAGGGCCTGTTCGAGATCCCCTACCCGTTCCCCAAGTACGACCAGCTCTTCGTGCCGGAGTTCAACGCCGGCGCCATGGAGAACGCCGGCGCGGTGACGTTCCTGGAGCGGTACGTCTTCCGGTCCAAGCCGACCGAGGCGGTGGTGGAGCGCCGCGCGGTGACGATCCTCCACGAGCTCGCGCACATGTGGTTCGGCGACCTCGTCACCATGCGCTGGTGGGACGACCTGTGGCTCAACGAGAGCTTCGCGGAGTACGCCTCCACGCTGGCCACCGCCGAGGCCACCCGGTGGACCGACGCGTGGACCACTTTCGCCTCCATGGAGAAGGCGTGGGCCTACCGGCAGGACCAGCTCCCGTCCACCCACCCGATCGTCGCCGACATGGTCGACCTCGAGGCGGTCGAGGTGAACTTCGACGGCATCACCTACGCCAAGGGCGCCAGCGTGCTCAAGCAGCTGGTCACCTACGTGGGGCGCGAGGCGTTCTTCGAGGGCGTGCGCCGCTACCTGCGCGCCCACTCCTTCTCCAACGCCACCCTCGCCGACCTGCTGCGCGAGCTCGAGGCGACCTCGGGCCGCGACCTGGCCTCCTGGTCGGGCGTGTGGCTGGAGAAGGCCGGCGTCACCACGCTGCGGCCGGAGGTCCACACCGCGGAGGACGGCTCCATCACCTCGCTGGTGGTGCTGCAGACCACCCCGCCGGAGCACCCGGTGCAGCGCCCCCACCGCCTGGCCGTGGGCTTCTACGACCTCCACGTGCCGGGCTCGGGCGACCACACGGCCGCTGAGGACGACGACGACGCGGGCGACGCACCGGCCGCTGGCGCCGCGCCGCGCCTGGTCCGGACGGGCCGGGTGGAGGTCGACCTCGACGGCGAGCGCACCGACATCGCTCCCCAGCTGGGCGAGCTGGCCGGGCGGGACGCCCCTGACCTGCTGCTCCTCAACGACGACGACCTCGCGTACGCGAAGGTCCGGCTCGACCCGTCGTCCCTGGCCACCGCGGTGGAGCACCTGTCGGCCATCGAGGACGCGCTGCCGCGCACGCTCGTGTGGTCAGCGGCCTGGGACATGGCCCGTGACGCGGAGATGGCCGCGCGCGACTTCGTGGACCTCGTGCTCGACAACGCCGCGGTGGAGTCGACGCCGGCGACGTCGTCGGTGCTGCGCACGCTGCTGCAGCAGCTGACCAGCGCCGCGCGGCTCTACACCGCGCCGGGACACCGCTACGACGTCGTGGCCGGTGTGGCCGCCTCGCTGCTCGACCTGGCGCGCGCCGCCGAGCCCGGCAGCGACGCGCAGCTCCAGCTGGCCACCGCGGCCGCGGGCTGGGCGCGGACGCCGGAGCAGCTCGACGCCGTGGCCGGGTGGCTCTCCGGCGACGCACCGCTGGAGGGGCTCACGGTCGACACCGACCTGCGCTGGGAGCTGCTCACCGCGCTCGTCGTCGAGGGGCGCGCTGGGGAGGCCGAGATCGCGGCGGAGCTCGCCCGCGACGACACCGCCTCCGGACGCCTCGCCGCCGCCGGCGCGCGGGCCGCGGTCCCGGACCCCGGCGCCAAGCAGGCGGCGTGGTCGCAGCTGGTGGCCTCCTCGGCGGAGCCGGGCCTGGCCAACGCCGAGCGCGCCGCCGTCATCGGCGGGTTCGCGCGCGTGCACGACGCGGAGCTGCTGGAGCCGTTCGTCGAGCCGTACTTCGCCTCCATCGAGGGCACCTGGCGGATGCGCACCAACGAGATCGCCCAGCAGGTGGTGACCGGGCTCTACCCGGTGCTGCTCGCCTCGCCGGCACTGCTCGAGCGCACCGACGCGTGGCTCGCGCAGGCCCCGGAGGACCTGCCGGCGCTCAAGCGCCTGGTCAGCGAGCAGCGCGACGGCGTCGCCCGCGCCCTGCGCGCCCAGGAGCGCGACCTCCAGCGCTGA
- a CDS encoding transglycosylase domain-containing protein, whose protein sequence is MPLRTTRGSAEGGDAGRSERRRRTSLGRAARLLAGFVAASTGAGVLTAGLAAPAVIAVGQASNDTVAGFDGLPASLDQPALSQQSRILYADGSLMATFYYEDRIDVPLAQVAPVMQKAVVDIEDDRFYEHGGVDPRGLVRAVVDDARGGDVQGASTLTQQWIKNVQVEEALAALPPDASAADRQKAFDDVTVRSGLDGYVRKLREMRLAIAAEKELSKDQILEDYLNIANFGGGQYGVEAASEHWFGKPASQLDLPQAALLAGLVQDPSGYDPVQHPQAAQQRRDTVLDRMLQLGTISQADHDAAEALPVAQELDVQPTPNGCAQAGSAAYFCDDVVTQFRTDDAFGGTQAQRLQELYRGGLTITTTLDPAKQRAASEEVDRAVPADSSTVAGQHVGASIVSVQPGTGKVVAMAQDRTYSTSPDAPATATSVDFNTDRSSGGSSGFQPGSTFKPFVLATWLAAGGSLYDTVDGSQRAFPDSSWQYGSCEPAGAHYTGPPWDPKNAGDGEGSSSMTVLHATADSINTGYAAMEDQLPLCDVAATAQALGMHKAQPDSSNPTGTPSTDLTVTPAMTLGIDSVSPLTVAAAYAGFAAQGSYCAPMTITSITGADGKALPVPGPQCHQAISQDVANGVTYALEHVLTEGTATGDGLADGRVAAGKTGTTDGSVAAWFTGYTPQLATSVWIGVPGSSTSLNGARIAGRYYPQMYGGTLAAPLWKAYMDRALAGTPQQGFTDPPQSEIGTPPPVYVPAPAPAPASGGGGGGGPAATPATGGSPTAQPAQPGQTAQPGQTAQPGQTAQGGQSGPGAAPAPGGGAAGDQPAASGAAQG, encoded by the coding sequence ATGCCGCTACGCACCACCCGAGGCTCGGCAGAGGGCGGCGACGCGGGCAGGAGCGAGCGCCGGCGCAGGACCTCCCTGGGGCGCGCCGCGAGGCTGCTGGCGGGCTTCGTGGCCGCCAGCACCGGCGCCGGCGTGCTCACCGCCGGGCTCGCCGCCCCCGCTGTCATCGCCGTGGGCCAGGCCAGCAACGACACCGTCGCGGGGTTCGACGGGCTGCCGGCCTCGCTCGACCAGCCGGCCCTGAGCCAGCAGTCCCGGATCCTCTACGCCGACGGCTCGCTGATGGCCACGTTCTACTACGAGGACCGCATCGACGTGCCGCTCGCCCAGGTGGCACCGGTCATGCAGAAGGCCGTCGTCGACATCGAGGACGACCGCTTCTACGAGCACGGCGGGGTGGACCCGCGGGGCCTGGTGCGCGCCGTCGTGGACGACGCCAGGGGCGGCGACGTGCAGGGCGCCTCCACGCTCACCCAGCAGTGGATCAAGAACGTGCAGGTGGAGGAGGCGCTGGCGGCCCTGCCGCCCGACGCCTCGGCCGCTGACCGGCAGAAGGCCTTCGACGACGTCACGGTGCGCTCGGGCCTGGACGGCTACGTGCGCAAGCTGCGCGAGATGAGGCTGGCGATCGCCGCGGAGAAGGAGCTCTCCAAGGACCAGATCCTGGAGGACTACCTCAACATCGCGAACTTCGGCGGCGGCCAGTACGGCGTGGAGGCCGCCAGCGAGCACTGGTTCGGCAAGCCGGCCTCCCAGCTCGACCTGCCGCAGGCGGCTCTGCTGGCCGGCCTGGTGCAGGACCCGTCCGGGTACGACCCGGTGCAGCACCCGCAGGCCGCCCAGCAGCGGCGGGACACCGTCCTGGACCGCATGCTGCAGCTGGGCACCATCTCCCAGGCCGACCACGACGCCGCCGAGGCGCTGCCGGTCGCGCAGGAGCTCGACGTGCAGCCGACCCCCAACGGCTGCGCCCAGGCCGGGTCCGCCGCGTACTTCTGCGACGACGTCGTGACCCAGTTCCGCACCGACGACGCGTTCGGCGGCACGCAGGCGCAGCGCCTGCAGGAGCTCTACCGCGGTGGCCTGACCATCACCACCACCCTGGACCCCGCCAAGCAGAGGGCCGCGTCCGAGGAGGTGGACCGCGCCGTGCCCGCCGACAGCTCGACGGTGGCGGGCCAGCACGTCGGGGCGTCCATCGTCTCGGTGCAACCCGGCACCGGGAAGGTCGTGGCGATGGCGCAGGACCGCACGTACAGCACCTCCCCGGACGCACCCGCCACGGCCACCTCGGTCGACTTCAACACCGACAGGAGCAGCGGCGGCTCCTCCGGCTTCCAGCCCGGGTCCACCTTCAAGCCCTTCGTGCTGGCCACCTGGCTCGCCGCCGGCGGCTCCCTGTACGACACGGTGGACGGCAGCCAGCGCGCCTTCCCCGACAGCAGCTGGCAGTACGGCAGCTGCGAGCCGGCCGGCGCGCACTACACCGGCCCGCCGTGGGACCCGAAGAACGCCGGGGACGGTGAAGGCAGCTCCTCGATGACGGTGCTGCACGCCACCGCGGACTCCATCAACACCGGCTACGCCGCGATGGAGGACCAGCTGCCGCTGTGCGACGTCGCGGCCACCGCGCAGGCGCTGGGCATGCACAAGGCCCAGCCGGACAGCAGCAACCCGACCGGGACGCCGAGCACCGACCTCACCGTCACCCCGGCGATGACCCTCGGCATCGACAGCGTCTCACCGCTGACGGTCGCCGCGGCGTACGCGGGCTTCGCCGCGCAGGGCTCGTACTGCGCGCCGATGACCATCACCTCGATCACGGGCGCCGACGGCAAGGCCCTGCCGGTGCCCGGCCCGCAGTGCCACCAGGCGATCTCGCAGGACGTCGCCAACGGCGTCACGTACGCGCTGGAGCACGTGCTCACGGAGGGCACCGCGACCGGCGACGGCCTCGCGGACGGCCGGGTGGCCGCCGGCAAGACCGGCACCACCGACGGCTCCGTGGCCGCGTGGTTCACCGGCTACACGCCCCAGCTGGCGACCTCGGTGTGGATCGGGGTGCCCGGCAGCAGCACGTCGCTGAACGGCGCCCGGATCGCTGGCCGCTACTACCCGCAGATGTACGGCGGCACCCTGGCGGCGCCCCTGTGGAAGGCCTACATGGACCGGGCGCTGGCGGGCACCCCCCAGCAGGGCTTCACGGACCCGCCGCAGAGCGAGATCGGCACCCCGCCGCCGGTGTACGTGCCCGCTCCTGCACCTGCTCCTGCCTCCGGTGGCGGTGGCGGTGGCGGTCCCGCTGCCACCCCGGCTACCGGCGGCAGCCCGACCGCCCAGCCCGCCCAGCCCGGCCAGACAGCCCAGCCCGGCCAGACAGCCCAGCCCGGCCAGACCGCTCAGGGCGGTCAGAGCGGCCCGGGCGCGGCGCCCGCGCCCGGGGGCGGAGCCGCGGGCGACCAGCCCGCAGCCAGCGGCGCCGCCCAGGGCTGA
- a CDS encoding RNA polymerase sigma factor, with the protein MIGPAFPQVLEAARTGAPWALEALYRELAGPVTGYLRLHGAAEPDDLASEVFVGVLTGVGGFVGDEAGFRAWVFTIAHRRLADSWRRASRRPALADVDVHDHAATAALTGGDAEEEALASLGTSRVHDLCARLPREQRAVVLLRVLGDLSVAEVARVLGKTPASVKALQHRGLLTLSAQCGDDRATPRASAAMTETR; encoded by the coding sequence GTGATCGGGCCGGCCTTCCCCCAGGTCCTGGAGGCGGCGCGCACCGGAGCGCCCTGGGCGCTGGAGGCGCTCTACCGCGAGCTCGCCGGTCCCGTCACCGGGTACCTGCGCCTGCACGGCGCCGCCGAGCCCGACGACCTCGCCAGCGAGGTCTTCGTCGGCGTGCTCACCGGCGTCGGCGGCTTCGTGGGTGACGAGGCCGGCTTCCGCGCGTGGGTCTTCACCATCGCCCACCGGCGCCTGGCCGACTCCTGGCGCCGCGCCTCGCGCCGGCCCGCGCTGGCCGACGTCGACGTGCACGACCACGCGGCGACCGCGGCCCTCACCGGGGGTGACGCCGAGGAGGAGGCCCTCGCCTCCCTCGGCACCTCCCGCGTGCACGACCTGTGCGCGCGGCTGCCCCGCGAGCAGCGCGCCGTCGTCCTCCTGCGGGTGCTCGGCGACCTCTCCGTGGCCGAGGTCGCCCGCGTGCTCGGGAAGACGCCCGCGTCCGTGAAGGCCCTGCAGCACCGGGGCCTGCTCACCCTGTCGGCTCAGTGCGGAGACGACCGCGCGACCCCGCGGGCCTCCGCGGCGATGACGGAGACGAGATGA
- a CDS encoding RsiV family protein — MPLRLLRGSIPARALLAAGSLTSVLLLTACGGGSADASGPRSTAPLSTVTPEASTAATSASASASSASPSSSSSSAAARAVTVVAPLTPGPVKHLQGTKGGFTWDISVPTFSGPSAAVAEVNRRIQASAGSAITGSATENGDDPESKHQLAGEASLTTNDGRTVQVDIPMADYFEGAAHPTDVDNTVVLVAATGAPVTLDQLFTDQKKALQAFAPVVVQQAKADGFDVSGSDGLAPTSANWSAWQTGSQGMTFTFQDYQLGPHGMPQYTVPWTTVTPYLTPYAKALLAPAS; from the coding sequence GTGCCCTTACGCCTCCTCCGCGGCTCCATCCCCGCCCGCGCGCTGCTCGCCGCCGGCTCCCTGACCTCGGTGCTGCTGCTCACCGCGTGCGGTGGCGGCTCCGCGGACGCGTCCGGCCCGCGCTCCACCGCGCCGCTGTCCACGGTCACCCCGGAGGCGTCCACGGCGGCCACCTCCGCTTCGGCCAGCGCCTCCTCGGCGTCGCCGTCGTCGTCCTCGTCCTCGGCCGCGGCGAGGGCGGTCACGGTGGTGGCGCCGCTCACCCCGGGACCCGTCAAGCACCTCCAGGGGACCAAGGGCGGCTTCACCTGGGACATCAGCGTGCCGACCTTCTCCGGTCCCTCCGCCGCCGTGGCCGAGGTGAACCGGCGCATCCAGGCCTCGGCGGGCAGCGCCATCACGGGGTCCGCCACCGAGAACGGCGACGACCCGGAGAGCAAGCACCAGCTGGCCGGTGAGGCGTCGCTGACCACCAACGACGGCCGCACCGTGCAGGTGGACATCCCCATGGCCGACTACTTCGAGGGCGCCGCCCACCCGACCGACGTGGACAACACCGTGGTGCTCGTCGCGGCCACCGGCGCGCCGGTGACGCTCGACCAGCTCTTCACCGACCAGAAGAAGGCGCTGCAGGCGTTCGCGCCGGTGGTCGTGCAGCAGGCGAAGGCCGACGGGTTCGACGTGTCCGGCTCCGACGGGCTGGCGCCGACCTCCGCCAACTGGTCGGCCTGGCAGACCGGCTCCCAGGGCATGACCTTCACCTTCCAGGACTACCAGCTGGGCCCCCACGGGATGCCGCAGTACACGGTCCCGTGGACCACGGTCACGCCCTACCTGACCCCGTACGCGAAGGCGCTGCTCGCCCCCGCCTCCTGA